From Draconibacterium halophilum, one genomic window encodes:
- a CDS encoding TonB-dependent receptor, with protein sequence MKKKRLKEIPLWSFFLKLLRLMKVTLFLLCISVFSVMAKESYSQVTRLSVELKNTDVKSVLEEIENQSEFHFFYSGDVIDTERKVSVSFRNTDIEKILTEIFYNTGVEYKIVGRQVALYKGEFDESNLPAVQQQGVTGTVTGADGLPIPGVTVFVKGTTQGTVTDIDGNFQVSNVGPDAVLSFSFVGMLSQEVVVGNQSNISVVLEEDAIGIEEVVVIGYGTMQKKNLIGSVDQVNSDLIENRPVANAVQALQGASANLVIQQRSMNPNDNSMNINIRGVSTMNNNNPLVVIDGMITEMGSLSNLNPADIENVSVLKDAGSAAIYGSRSSNGVILVTTKKGSKSDKPIVRVSTMTGFQDPDVLFSPVKGYENALLKNQALINVGSSPKYTPAEIRDFQQNGDGQWFLDGILQSALQQNYNASISGGNETSTYMVSAGYYNQESNFVGSFGIERYNFRTNLVSQYGKLKLSALMAFNRTMQKAPNASTGFLIVDGSRIPPYYTYQMKADNGKYLINDVLSQFNPLGQLEAGGFQKKDDDNFLGSLNAELDVAKGLKAKAMVGLDLGANHRFIRALEVPFYSSPTAEKPNSYANQTRNTEDYNEKRYILNTQFLLDYNRSFNEDHNVSGLIGVSNESYTRQANEIKMRYTDPDLGLPQSETEIDPSSYNTPAQTQERSIYSIFGRAGYNYKDKYYGEFSFRYDGSSKFAEDYRWGFFPSFTGGWRMSEESFMDNYKSNIGDLKLRGSYGVLGNQNVDDYSYFTTYTVYNNSYGFNNEAVSGTGFDFGNSMLQWEQSANFNIGADATFFDYKLSVSLDYFNKLTSQILLTPVVPSVFGGAVAKENAGEMRNQGWEATINYHAKTGSVDHNVRLNLADAKNEVVDFGGNEQIDSNDQLRKLIREGEALGSYFGYKTDGYFGSYQEIENSALPIGATVEPGDVKYVDKNNDGVIDDKDRQVLGNAFPRYTFGLNYDVTWKGFDFGVLIQGVGKRDMFLRGELVEPFHANYSYVMYQHQLDFWTPVNPEAEWPRLSAPGSSSNQNNWGRASDIYIFNAAYVRLKNIQLGYTLPKELTAKAGVQKLRLSVNAQNLFTLSNVSFIDPESTEFGSNMGGTGGTGANSGRNYPTLKYYGFGLELEF encoded by the coding sequence ATGAAAAAAAAGAGATTGAAGGAAATCCCGTTGTGGAGTTTCTTCTTAAAACTTTTAAGACTTATGAAAGTAACTTTGTTTTTGTTATGTATTAGTGTTTTTTCAGTAATGGCTAAGGAAAGCTATTCGCAGGTAACACGTTTATCGGTTGAACTGAAAAATACGGATGTCAAAAGTGTCCTAGAAGAAATTGAAAATCAAAGCGAGTTTCATTTTTTCTATTCCGGGGATGTAATTGACACAGAGCGTAAAGTGTCAGTTAGTTTTAGAAATACTGACATCGAGAAAATTCTAACAGAAATATTTTATAACACCGGTGTTGAGTATAAAATTGTTGGCAGGCAGGTAGCCTTGTATAAAGGCGAGTTTGATGAATCGAACTTACCGGCGGTTCAGCAACAGGGAGTAACCGGAACGGTTACCGGAGCTGATGGTCTGCCAATTCCGGGTGTTACAGTGTTTGTAAAAGGTACTACCCAGGGAACGGTTACCGACATTGATGGAAATTTCCAGGTAAGCAATGTTGGTCCTGATGCCGTGCTGTCTTTCTCATTTGTAGGAATGCTTTCGCAGGAAGTTGTTGTGGGAAATCAAAGCAATATTTCGGTAGTGCTGGAAGAAGACGCCATTGGTATCGAGGAAGTTGTGGTAATTGGTTACGGTACCATGCAAAAGAAAAACCTGATTGGTTCTGTTGATCAGGTAAACTCAGATTTAATTGAAAATCGTCCGGTTGCAAATGCGGTCCAGGCTTTACAGGGAGCTTCGGCTAACCTTGTAATTCAGCAACGCAGCATGAACCCGAACGATAATAGTATGAATATTAACATTCGTGGTGTAAGTACCATGAATAACAATAACCCATTGGTTGTAATCGACGGAATGATTACAGAAATGGGAAGCTTAAGTAACCTGAACCCGGCTGATATTGAAAATGTATCGGTGTTAAAAGATGCTGGTAGTGCTGCCATTTATGGTTCGCGTTCGTCAAACGGGGTAATTCTGGTTACTACTAAAAAAGGTTCGAAAAGCGATAAACCAATTGTGCGTGTAAGTACAATGACAGGTTTTCAGGATCCGGATGTATTGTTTTCTCCCGTAAAAGGATACGAAAATGCCTTGCTTAAAAACCAGGCTTTAATCAATGTTGGTTCTTCGCCTAAATATACGCCTGCTGAAATCAGAGATTTTCAGCAGAACGGAGATGGACAGTGGTTCCTGGATGGAATTCTGCAATCAGCCTTGCAGCAAAATTACAACGCCAGTATTTCAGGTGGTAACGAAACTTCTACCTACATGGTTTCTGCAGGATATTACAACCAGGAAAGTAACTTCGTTGGCAGTTTCGGAATTGAGCGTTACAACTTCAGAACCAACCTGGTGAGCCAATACGGTAAATTGAAATTAAGTGCTTTAATGGCGTTTAACCGCACCATGCAGAAAGCACCAAATGCCAGCACCGGATTCCTGATCGTCGACGGTTCGCGTATTCCGCCTTACTACACTTACCAGATGAAAGCCGACAATGGCAAGTACCTGATTAACGATGTGCTTTCGCAATTTAACCCGCTGGGGCAATTGGAAGCAGGTGGTTTCCAGAAAAAAGACGATGATAATTTCCTTGGAAGTTTGAATGCGGAACTGGATGTGGCAAAAGGTTTAAAGGCAAAAGCTATGGTTGGACTCGATTTAGGAGCAAACCACCGTTTTATCAGAGCTTTGGAAGTTCCGTTCTACTCAAGCCCAACTGCTGAAAAACCAAACTCGTATGCCAACCAAACCAGGAATACCGAAGATTACAACGAGAAAAGGTACATTCTGAATACACAGTTTTTGTTGGATTATAACCGTTCTTTCAACGAAGATCATAACGTTTCGGGTTTGATTGGTGTTTCGAACGAATCGTATACTCGTCAGGCCAACGAAATAAAAATGAGATATACAGATCCTGATCTTGGATTGCCGCAGTCGGAAACCGAAATCGATCCGTCGAGTTACAATACACCTGCACAAACACAGGAACGCAGTATTTACTCCATCTTTGGTCGTGCCGGTTATAACTACAAAGACAAGTATTACGGCGAATTTAGTTTCCGCTACGATGGTTCTTCAAAATTTGCTGAAGACTACCGCTGGGGATTTTTCCCGTCGTTTACCGGTGGCTGGCGTATGTCTGAAGAAAGTTTCATGGACAACTACAAAAGCAATATCGGCGACCTGAAATTACGTGGATCGTACGGTGTGTTGGGTAACCAGAATGTTGATGATTACTCATACTTTACAACCTACACCGTTTACAACAACAGTTATGGTTTCAACAATGAAGCGGTTTCAGGAACCGGTTTCGATTTTGGAAACAGTATGTTACAATGGGAGCAATCGGCCAACTTTAACATTGGTGCCGATGCTACATTCTTCGATTATAAACTGTCGGTTTCATTGGATTACTTCAATAAACTTACTTCTCAAATCCTGTTAACTCCGGTTGTGCCTTCGGTATTTGGTGGTGCAGTTGCAAAAGAAAATGCAGGCGAAATGAGAAACCAGGGTTGGGAAGCAACAATCAACTACCATGCAAAAACAGGCTCGGTTGACCACAATGTGCGTTTAAACCTGGCCGATGCCAAAAACGAAGTGGTTGATTTTGGTGGTAACGAACAAATTGATTCGAACGACCAGTTGCGTAAACTTATTCGCGAAGGCGAAGCTTTAGGATCGTACTTTGGATATAAAACCGATGGTTACTTTGGCAGTTACCAGGAGATTGAAAACAGTGCATTGCCAATTGGAGCAACTGTTGAACCGGGTGATGTAAAATATGTAGACAAGAATAACGACGGCGTTATCGACGACAAAGACCGTCAGGTTTTAGGAAACGCATTCCCTCGTTATACTTTCGGTTTGAACTACGATGTTACCTGGAAAGGATTTGACTTTGGCGTATTGATTCAGGGTGTGGGTAAACGCGATATGTTTTTGCGTGGTGAGCTTGTAGAGCCTTTCCATGCCAATTATTCATACGTAATGTACCAGCATCAGTTGGATTTCTGGACTCCGGTAAATCCTGAAGCGGAGTGGCCTCGACTGTCGGCTCCCGGGTCATCATCAAACCAGAATAACTGGGGTAGAGCTTCAGATATCTACATTTTCAATGCTGCTTATGTACGCTTGAAAAACATTCAGTTAGGCTACACATTGCCTAAAGAACTCACCGCAAAAGCGGGTGTACAAAAACTTCGTTTGAGTGTAAATGCACAGAATCTGTTTACACTTTCAAATGTTTCTTTTATCGATCCTGAATCGACAGAGTTTGGAAGTAATATGGGAGGAACCGGAGGAACCGGAGCAAACAGCGGCCGGAATTATCCTACGCTTAAGTACTACGGTTTTGGTTTAGAATTAGAATTTTAA
- a CDS encoding RagB/SusD family nutrient uptake outer membrane protein, whose translation MKMKFLKYSTGVASLILILFTSCNDLDLAPTNKFTEANYWSSPEKANMVLNMAYSQMYNSGYFFSTEALSDNIYEGRGSSSEKIISSGQADASNNRFANEWRDCYGGIKTCHTFLENVDRVEGMDEDLKARMNAEARFIRAYLYFRLTTWYGDVPLFETDITLDESKEIARTSHEEVLAFVRNELDAVAAVLPTNEEYGEEDAGRITAGAAVALKARTYLYSNDWQNVVNTCEELINSDQYGSYSLFPSYEGIFLPENEYNDEVILDLGYVPSLRTWGEYFDYAPLSVGARVNQMAPTQELVDDYLMMNGRTIDDANSGYDENDPYVRRDPRLTATVVYHEFPWRLPDGTIQTIYIKPGTAPDESAEVDEYKGQGTNSTSTGYYMRKYYDPQSLAAFTSGLNLILIRYADVLLMYAEAKNELNQMDENVWNSTIKALRERAGFSDASALNFDASLSQADLRETIRRERRIELALEGLRIFDIRRWETAETVLDGNPHGAQYGDPSIDNGYIRLDVRSFNPERDYLWAVPQSQKDLNPNLGQNPGY comes from the coding sequence ATGAAGATGAAATTTCTAAAATATAGTACCGGCGTTGCAAGTTTAATTTTAATACTATTTACTTCTTGTAACGATTTGGATTTGGCACCAACAAATAAGTTTACAGAAGCCAATTACTGGTCGTCGCCCGAAAAAGCCAACATGGTTTTAAATATGGCCTACAGTCAGATGTACAATTCGGGTTATTTCTTCTCTACCGAAGCGCTAAGCGATAATATTTATGAAGGTCGTGGATCGAGCTCAGAGAAAATAATTTCTTCGGGACAGGCCGATGCTTCAAACAACCGTTTTGCCAACGAATGGAGAGATTGTTACGGCGGAATTAAAACCTGTCATACTTTTCTCGAAAATGTTGATCGCGTAGAAGGAATGGATGAAGACCTGAAAGCAAGAATGAATGCCGAGGCGCGTTTTATCCGTGCTTATTTGTATTTCCGTTTAACTACATGGTACGGCGATGTTCCGTTATTCGAAACCGATATAACATTGGATGAATCGAAAGAGATTGCACGTACTTCGCACGAAGAAGTGCTGGCTTTTGTGCGCAACGAGCTTGATGCAGTTGCCGCTGTATTGCCAACAAACGAAGAATACGGTGAAGAAGATGCCGGCAGAATTACTGCCGGAGCTGCTGTGGCACTTAAAGCGAGAACATACTTATACAGTAACGATTGGCAAAATGTGGTGAACACTTGCGAAGAGTTGATTAACTCTGATCAGTATGGTTCATACAGTTTGTTCCCATCGTACGAAGGAATTTTCCTTCCTGAAAATGAATATAACGATGAAGTGATCCTGGATTTGGGTTACGTACCGTCGTTGCGCACCTGGGGAGAATACTTTGATTATGCACCACTTTCAGTGGGAGCACGTGTAAATCAAATGGCTCCAACACAGGAATTGGTTGATGATTACCTGATGATGAACGGAAGAACCATTGATGATGCAAACTCGGGATACGACGAGAACGATCCGTATGTTCGTCGCGACCCACGTTTAACAGCAACTGTGGTTTATCATGAATTTCCATGGCGTTTGCCTGACGGAACAATCCAGACCATTTATATCAAACCGGGCACTGCGCCTGATGAATCTGCCGAAGTAGATGAATACAAAGGTCAGGGTACCAACTCTACATCAACAGGTTATTATATGCGTAAGTATTACGATCCGCAGTCGTTGGCAGCCTTTACTTCGGGCCTGAATCTGATTTTGATTCGTTATGCCGACGTGCTGTTAATGTACGCCGAGGCTAAAAACGAATTAAATCAAATGGATGAAAACGTTTGGAATTCAACAATTAAAGCCTTGCGCGAACGTGCCGGATTTTCGGATGCCAGCGCATTAAACTTTGATGCTTCGTTAAGCCAGGCTGATCTGCGTGAGACTATACGCCGCGAACGCCGCATAGAACTTGCTTTGGAAGGTTTACGAATCTTTGATATTCGTCGTTGGGAAACTGCTGAAACTGTTTTGGATGGTAATCCACACGGAGCTCAGTATGGCGATCCAAGTATCGACAACGGTTATATCAGGCTCGATGTACGTTCATTTAATCCTGAACGGGATTATTTATGGGCGGTTCCGCAGTCGCAAAAAGATTTAAATCCAAATCTTGGTCAAAACCCAGGCTACTAA
- a CDS encoding SusE domain-containing protein — protein sequence MKTLIFKLTIIASLLIAFVGCEDDVLRDTRVTAVQTLYEPAADASIVLQTSASAAVYFEWEPAKAEDSGMVLYEVAFDVEGGDFSEPIYKMASDNNGGYNHATISHKQLNKIGALAGIGSAEKGKVIWTVFSSKGINDLKGEEVRTMEITRLAGFADVPVDVYITGAGSEGGSDLANAGIMKGVAPGEFEIYTELTAGEEYFFTDGNAGDTRQFYIENGVIKEGASTSTVENTAVYRINIDFNVGSVVMTEIVDFQLHFAPTDEYLFSLEYQGGGIFKASNQPLEFKQEGWGRDERYKFRMTVKDADGNDAYEWWGTLNQTDGRPSGNEEYYYMAPVAESRWDDKWKFDGIMDMAYIDVIAYFWAEGPYTHNVIKVGDQ from the coding sequence ATGAAAACACTAATTTTTAAACTTACTATAATAGCTTCTTTGCTTATCGCCTTTGTAGGATGTGAAGACGATGTACTAAGAGATACACGTGTAACAGCGGTACAGACCTTGTATGAACCAGCAGCGGATGCATCAATTGTATTACAAACTTCTGCTTCGGCTGCTGTATATTTCGAATGGGAACCTGCAAAAGCTGAAGACAGCGGAATGGTGCTTTACGAAGTGGCTTTTGATGTTGAAGGTGGCGATTTCTCGGAGCCGATTTACAAAATGGCATCGGATAATAACGGAGGTTACAACCATGCTACAATTTCGCACAAACAATTGAATAAAATTGGTGCGCTGGCGGGTATTGGTTCTGCCGAAAAAGGTAAAGTTATCTGGACCGTTTTCTCTTCAAAAGGAATTAATGATTTGAAAGGAGAGGAAGTACGTACAATGGAGATTACCCGTTTGGCAGGTTTCGCCGATGTTCCTGTTGATGTTTACATTACAGGTGCAGGTTCTGAAGGTGGTAGCGATTTGGCGAACGCAGGTATTATGAAAGGTGTTGCTCCGGGTGAGTTTGAAATTTACACCGAACTTACTGCCGGCGAAGAGTACTTCTTTACCGATGGAAACGCAGGCGACACTCGTCAGTTCTACATCGAAAACGGTGTGATTAAAGAAGGAGCTTCAACAAGTACAGTTGAAAATACAGCAGTTTACCGTATCAATATCGATTTTAATGTTGGTTCTGTAGTAATGACTGAAATTGTTGACTTCCAGTTGCATTTTGCTCCAACTGATGAATACTTATTCTCATTGGAATACCAGGGTGGCGGTATCTTTAAAGCAAGCAACCAGCCGCTTGAATTCAAGCAGGAAGGTTGGGGACGCGATGAGCGTTATAAATTCAGAATGACTGTTAAAGATGCAGATGGTAACGATGCTTACGAATGGTGGGGTACATTGAATCAAACCGATGGCCGCCCAAGCGGAAACGAAGAATATTACTACATGGCACCTGTTGCTGAATCGAGATGGGACGACAAGTGGAAATTCGATGGAATTATGGATATGGCCTACATCGATGTAATTGCCTATTTCTGGGCAGAAGGTCCATATACACACAATGTTATCAAAGTTGGTGATCAATAG
- a CDS encoding glycoside hydrolase family 76 protein, whose amino-acid sequence MSKRLIVLAIIGLFVFQACEKDEVDPGNGGGEETPISWAAAADSSSSSFIYSYWNPAAAYFHYNNLNNTDFHYWPQAHALDVAIDAYERTGDNFYLTTIDDWYEGVKAKNGNTFLNVFYDDMEWNALAMLRAYNATNQERYKTAAISVWEDIKTGWNNNAGGGISWKKDQPYSKNACSNGPASILAARLYQKFGNEEDKEWALKIYDWEKEYLFNPANGAVYDNIDSRTGNIQKAWIFTYNQGTFLGSALELYNITGEKSYLNDAQKAADYTLNTLVNGSDRLLKDEGAGDGGLFKGIFVRYFTQLILHPDLSDGTRNRYLQFLKYNAEKLWQEGTDKNKLLYGTYWKNKPGSTSDLTTQTSGAMLIEAAALLEAEGLINP is encoded by the coding sequence ATGAGTAAAAGATTGATAGTATTAGCGATAATTGGCCTGTTTGTTTTCCAGGCATGTGAGAAGGATGAAGTTGATCCGGGAAATGGGGGAGGAGAAGAAACTCCAATAAGCTGGGCGGCGGCTGCCGACAGTAGCAGCTCGTCGTTTATCTATTCATACTGGAATCCGGCAGCAGCATATTTTCATTACAATAACCTGAATAACACTGATTTTCACTACTGGCCGCAGGCTCATGCGCTGGATGTTGCCATTGATGCCTACGAAAGAACAGGAGACAATTTTTACCTGACTACCATTGACGATTGGTACGAAGGTGTGAAAGCCAAAAACGGCAACACGTTTTTAAACGTTTTCTACGACGATATGGAATGGAATGCACTGGCCATGTTACGTGCATACAATGCAACCAACCAGGAGCGTTATAAAACCGCGGCTATTTCGGTGTGGGAAGACATAAAAACCGGATGGAACAATAATGCCGGTGGTGGTATTTCGTGGAAAAAAGATCAGCCATACAGCAAAAACGCCTGTTCAAACGGACCGGCCTCTATTTTGGCTGCACGACTTTATCAGAAGTTTGGCAATGAGGAGGATAAAGAATGGGCGCTAAAAATTTACGACTGGGAAAAGGAATATCTTTTTAATCCTGCCAACGGAGCAGTTTATGATAATATTGACAGTCGTACCGGAAATATTCAAAAAGCCTGGATTTTTACCTATAACCAGGGAACATTTTTGGGTTCGGCCCTCGAATTATATAACATTACGGGCGAGAAAAGTTATTTAAACGATGCGCAAAAAGCCGCCGACTATACACTGAATACTTTGGTAAATGGCAGCGACCGACTGTTAAAAGATGAAGGTGCCGGCGATGGTGGTTTGTTCAAAGGAATATTTGTGCGTTATTTTACACAACTCATTCTTCATCCCGATTTATCAGATGGTACCCGGAACCGCTACCTGCAATTTCTGAAATACAATGCAGAAAAACTGTGGCAGGAAGGAACCGATAAAAATAAATTGCTTTACGGAACATATTGGAAAAACAAACCGGGAAGCACCAGCGATTTAACAACGCAAACCAGTGGAGCCATGTTAATTGAGGCCGCCGCTTTATTGGAAGCCGAAGGACTGATTAACCCTTAA
- a CDS encoding LamG-like jellyroll fold domain-containing protein, which produces MIRSVFIGVAFLVLVLCSVHAKGQSYVLKFNTSEPESYIDCGNFDEYVSGDFTIETRMYIDSWAGNYILADESWNAASGSVGFAFRFNSNGNVEVNVGTGEWEAVTSSGNQLETGKWQHVAVSVSTNNEVKIFIDGILVGNGTLSKPMIASGTHVFMGEGSAWKNRRLDGKLSDFRIWNTARTAEEINLNKDIQLNGNEDGLVANWLLNEGQGDSIIDLTSQHNLKRGAGTEWTQKDNILVNGSLKILDSGKDSVLLSVAGEDITDWSVTAAQIPGEFLFRKVDDQSAYLVYYAETSSYQNDTISIKATTVNAADIEAQVAVDLYDNKYQYFGEKLLDQIQHEFYNKSNGLYAEAIDESSNFKQASSFVWPASHMLRALTNAWKLNPEKYENLLFNYLSAIDTYKVTTAGRTGYAVLPGNTGNRFYDDNGQLMMPFSMIYDQAQDATALENLKVAYEFNNEIRDSRYAIPQHEDQLGFGMLFSMSVNYTSYAAAKLYHYTDETRYLNEALTYYELENNFEVKIKDSNTKLFNQASYYQNGSWSLNGTVNGNQAWGGGYRAYQTTVVIQNAILLYQLTNEQKYLDDANEMMNSCIDRWYKPGQGLSEISFWGGDDMIDALLDMYRETADDRFYTIAADIMDFLSAYNRDKRGYYASSYNDVDGKWNLNRINENPSEIGMMGQAAAASSFLNVAYSTLNPVTDVDEIEISEKRQMLTIFPNPVLAGEEISIHLPEKTETECDLYFYNQSGQLLQKHNSIELSDGGKVYFRPDVSTPGVYFVKLISGENTYTTKILIH; this is translated from the coding sequence ATGATACGATCGGTATTTATTGGAGTAGCGTTTCTGGTATTGGTTTTATGTTCGGTGCATGCGAAAGGACAATCCTATGTGCTGAAATTCAATACCTCTGAACCCGAAAGTTATATCGATTGCGGAAATTTTGATGAATATGTTTCCGGTGATTTTACCATCGAAACACGGATGTATATAGACAGTTGGGCCGGAAACTACATACTTGCCGATGAATCGTGGAACGCTGCTTCCGGTTCTGTTGGTTTTGCATTTCGGTTTAATTCAAACGGAAACGTAGAAGTAAATGTGGGAACCGGAGAATGGGAAGCCGTTACAAGTTCCGGAAACCAACTCGAAACAGGCAAATGGCAACATGTTGCCGTTTCTGTGAGTACCAACAATGAGGTGAAAATTTTTATAGATGGTATATTGGTTGGCAACGGAACCCTGAGTAAACCAATGATTGCATCGGGAACCCACGTTTTTATGGGCGAAGGTTCTGCGTGGAAAAACCGCCGTTTGGATGGGAAATTATCCGATTTCAGAATTTGGAATACAGCTCGAACTGCAGAAGAAATTAACTTAAATAAAGACATTCAACTCAACGGCAACGAAGATGGCCTGGTAGCCAACTGGCTGTTGAACGAAGGACAAGGCGATTCTATAATTGATCTCACCTCGCAGCATAATCTGAAAAGAGGAGCAGGGACAGAATGGACGCAAAAAGACAATATTCTCGTTAACGGAAGTCTGAAAATTTTGGACAGTGGAAAAGACTCGGTGTTGTTAAGTGTTGCCGGCGAGGATATTACCGATTGGAGCGTGACTGCAGCCCAAATCCCAGGCGAGTTTTTATTCCGGAAAGTTGACGACCAATCTGCATACCTAGTTTATTATGCAGAAACTTCAAGCTATCAAAACGATACAATTTCAATAAAAGCTACAACTGTAAATGCTGCTGATATTGAAGCGCAGGTGGCTGTTGATTTATACGATAATAAATACCAGTACTTTGGTGAAAAATTACTGGATCAGATACAACACGAGTTTTACAACAAAAGCAATGGTTTGTATGCTGAAGCGATTGATGAATCATCAAATTTTAAACAAGCAAGCAGTTTTGTTTGGCCGGCTTCGCATATGTTACGGGCATTAACAAATGCCTGGAAATTAAATCCTGAAAAATACGAAAATCTTCTGTTTAACTACCTGTCGGCTATCGACACGTACAAAGTTACAACAGCGGGAAGAACCGGTTATGCTGTTCTTCCGGGAAATACAGGAAACCGTTTTTACGATGACAACGGACAGCTGATGATGCCGTTCAGTATGATTTATGATCAGGCGCAAGATGCTACCGCTCTTGAAAATCTGAAAGTGGCCTACGAGTTTAACAACGAAATTCGCGACAGCCGCTACGCCATTCCGCAGCACGAAGATCAACTTGGCTTTGGAATGTTATTTTCCATGTCGGTTAATTACACCAGTTACGCCGCTGCCAAATTGTATCATTACACAGACGAAACCCGATACCTAAACGAAGCATTGACTTATTACGAGTTGGAGAATAATTTTGAGGTAAAGATTAAAGATTCGAACACAAAACTGTTTAACCAGGCCAGTTATTACCAAAACGGCAGCTGGTCGCTGAATGGTACAGTTAACGGAAATCAGGCCTGGGGAGGAGGTTATCGGGCCTACCAAACCACGGTTGTTATTCAAAATGCAATTCTTTTGTATCAGTTAACAAACGAACAAAAATACCTTGATGATGCCAACGAAATGATGAACAGTTGTATCGATCGTTGGTATAAACCGGGGCAAGGCTTAAGCGAGATTTCTTTCTGGGGTGGCGATGATATGATAGATGCTTTGTTGGATATGTACCGGGAAACGGCGGATGATAGATTTTATACCATTGCGGCCGATATTATGGATTTTCTAAGTGCCTACAACAGAGATAAGCGTGGTTACTACGCAAGTAGCTATAACGATGTGGATGGAAAATGGAATCTGAACAGAATAAACGAAAATCCTTCAGAAATCGGTATGATGGGGCAGGCTGCTGCCGCTTCATCGTTTTTAAATGTTGCTTACAGCACTTTGAATCCGGTTACTGATGTAGACGAAATTGAAATTTCCGAAAAAAGACAAATGCTAACTATATTTCCCAACCCGGTTTTGGCGGGCGAGGAAATCAGCATTCATTTGCCGGAAAAAACAGAGACCGAATGTGATCTGTATTTTTATAACCAGTCGGGGCAGTTACTGCAAAAGCACAATTCTATAGAGCTAAGCGATGGAGGCAAAGTTTATTTTCGTCCGGATGTAAGCACTCCGGGAGTGTATTTTGTTAAGCTTATTTCGGGGGAGAATACGTACACCACAAAAATATTAATACACTAA